In the genome of Diaphorobacter sp. HDW4A, the window GACGTGGGCGCGCTGATCGCGATGGGTGGTGGGATTTTCTTCCGGTCGGCGCTGATCATTCACATCGCCCGGAAATTGATTGGATTTGGATGAGATTGGCGGGCGTCATTACCCGCAAGCATACGATTAGTCTTTGCGCTTGGTCTAACTTTACATACATCCCAGAATCGAGCTCTCTGAGGCACCCGAAGTTCCCCACGCCTGCTTTTCCCCTCTGAAAAGCAGGCGATCTGTACCGATGATTTGGATGATTCGGTTACGACTGGAGGCGGCTCTTGCCACTCGTTTGCAGACATTGCAAAGAGTGAAAAAAGAAAGTGATTGTCACTCGAACCAACATCCACGCCAGGGCCCTCGGCGTGGAATTTGCGTCAAAGCATCAGATGGAGAAATTGGAGACGCAAAACGCGTACCGATGCACACGCCCGCGATGAATCACGAGACCTACCCTCCCATCGCGCGGCATTGTGCAAAGTGATGTGCACGCGAGGTGCGGCACACCTCAAACGCCGATGCGCTTGCAGAGTTCCAGCGTCGCGGCGCTCTGGTTCATCGTGTAGAAGTGAATGCTGGGCGCACCACCCTGAATCAATTGCTCGCACAGATTCGCGATCACATCGAGACCAAACGCGCGGATGCTGTCGATGTCATCACCGTAGCCCTGCAGGCGCAAGCGAATCCAGCGCGGAATCTCGGCGCCGCAGGCATCCGAGAAGCGCATGAGCTGCGAAGCCCCCAGAATTGGCATGATGCCCGGCACGACGGGCACATCAACGCCGAGCTTGCGCGTGTCGTCGACGAAGCGGAAATACGCATCGGCGTTGAAGAAATACTGCGTGATCGCCGAGTTCGCACCCGCCTTCACCTTGGTGACATAGGCCTGCAGATCGGCATCGGCAGAACGTGCCTGCGGATGCACTTCCGGATAGGCCGCTACTTCGATGTGGAAGTAGTCACCTGTCTCCTCACGGATGAAGGACACCAGATCGCTCGCGTAGTGGAACTCGCCACCCATGCCATAGCCGCTGGGCAGATCACCGCGCAACGCGACGAGGCGACGCACGCCCATCACCTTCAAAAGGGCGAGTTGCTCGCGCACGCTGTCACGCGTGGCACCGATGCACGAAAAATGCGACGCTGCATCCACACCTTCGGCCAGAATTTCCTTGACTGCATTGAAGGTGCCTTCCTGCGTGGAACCGCCCGCACCGTAGGTCACCGAGCAGAACTCGGGCTTGCGCTCGTATAGCTGCGCGCGCACGGTGCGCAGCTTCTGCGCGCCCTCGGGCGTCTTGGGCGGGAAAAATTCAAAACTGACCGGCAGCTTGTTCTGATTCTGGCTCTTGGTCACTTCCCTCTCCTCGCAAAAACAAAAAACTCACGGTTGCCGTCGCCACCTTCGATGGTGCTGTCCAGCCACTGATCGATCGTCAGCCCGATCGAGGCGCAACATTCTCGAATGCGCTTCTCGACCTCCACATACAGCGCCGGATCGCGCACGATGCCGCCCTTTCCGACCTGGCCCGGCTGCAGTTCGAACTGCGGCTTGACCAGCATGAGCAGCCTTGCATCTGCCGTCATCAACGACACCAGCGCGGGAAGAATCAGCGTGAGCGAGATGAATGACACGTCGCCGGTGATGATGTCAAACACCGGCGTGATATCGACCTTCTCAGTACCCTTGCGACGCTTGCGTTCGACGGGCATCGAACCATCGACCTTCGCCTTGGCTTTGGCAGCGCGCTCGGACTTGAATTCCTCGATGTCCTGCTCCTTGGCATCGTCGCTGTCGTCGTATTCGTCGTCGACCATGCCGCCGTTGCGCATCCAGGCATAGGGCGCGGTGGGCTGGGTGTCGTTGTCTTCCACCTCCTCGACCACCTCACTGAGTGCCTCATCGCAGGCATCCCGCAGCGATTCAGGCGTCACGGAACGGGCGTTCAGGCCTTCGACGCACACGACGCGCGGATCATTGCGCAGGCGCTCATGCAATTGCGCATGGCCCACATCGATGCCGATCACCTGCGCAGCGTTCTGCTGCAGCAAGCAGTCGGTGAAGCCGCCCGTGCTCTGCCCCACATCGAGACAGCGCAGCCCCGCCACCTTCAGGCCCGTGGCAGTCAGTGCGCCTTCCAGCTTGAGGCCGCCGCGCGAGATGTACTTTGCCTCCGCCGCGTCCAGCAGCTGCACCTCGGCCATCTCGGGAATATCGTCACCATTCTTGGCCACCTTGTTCCAAGGCAGGCCCGGGGCGAGGCGCCATTCAACACCTGCAGCGATCAACCGCTGAGCCTGCGAACGCGTGGTGGCATGGGCTTTTTCTACGAGGTAAACATCTGCGCGCATGGCGCCTCCGAACTGAAAACTATCACTGTGTCTAGCTCCCTCGCCCCCCTTGGGGGGAGGGAGAAAAACCGCCGTCGATTAATAGCGGTATGTGTCTGGCTTGTAGGGGCCAGTCTTCGCCACGCCGATGTAAGCGGCTTGGTCGTCCGTCAGTTCGGTCAGCATTGCGCCCACCTTCTTCAGGTGCAGACGCGCCACCTTTTCGTCCAGAATCTTCGGCAGCACGTATACCTTGCCGACTTCATACGCGTCAGGCTTGGTGAACAGCTCGATCTGGGCGATGGTCTGGTTCGCGAACGACGACGACATCACGAAGCTGGGGTGACCCGTGGCGCAACCCAGGTTCACCAGACGGCCCTTGGCCAACAGGGTGATCTTCTTGCCGTCAGGGAAAGTGATCTGGTCGACTTGCGGCTTCACCTCTTCCCATTCGTACTTCTCGATCGAAGCCACATCGATTTCGTTGTCGAAGTGACCGATGTTGCAGACGATGGCCTGATCCTTCATCGCAGCCATGTGTTCGTGGCGGATGATGTCCTTGTTGCCGGTGGTGGTCACGAAGATGTCGGCCTTGTCGGCTGCGTACTCCATAGTCACAACCTTGTAGCCTTCCATGGCGGCTTGCAGGGCGTTGATCGGATCGATTTCAGTGACCCAGACTTGTGCAGACAGAGCGCGCAGAGCCTGCGCCGAACCCTTGCCCACGTCGCCGTAGCCAGCCACGCAAGCGACCTTGCCAGCGATCATCACGTCGGTAGCGCGCTTGATGCCGTCCACCAGCGATTCGCGGCAGCCGTAGAGGTTGTCGAACTTGGACTTGGTCACCGAGTCGTTCACGTTGATCGCGCGGAACAGCAGCGTGCCCTTGGCGGACATTTCGTTCAGACGGTGCACGCCGGTCGTGGTTTCTTCGGTCACGCCCATGATCTGAGCGCCCTTGCGGCTGTACCAGGTGCCGTCAATGGCCAGCTTGGCCTTGATGGCAGCGAACACGATGCGCTCTTCTTCGCTCGTTGGGTTGGCCAGAACGGACAGGTCCTTCTCGGCCTTCTTGCCCAGATGCATCAGCATGGTGGCATCGCCGCCGTCGTCCAGAATCATGTTCGGGCCTTCGCCTTCAGTGCCCTTGGCGCCGAATTCGAAGATGCTGTGGGTGTAATCCCAGTAGTCTTCCAGCGACTCGCCCTTGATGGCGTACACAGGCGTGCCGGTGGCAGCGATGGCGGCAGCGGCATGGTCCTGTGTGGAGAAGATGTTGCACGAAGCCCAGCGCACATCAGCGCCCAGAGCCTTCAGGGTTTCGATCAGCACGGCCGTTTGAATGGTCATGTGCAGCGAACCGGTGATGCGTGCGCCCTTCAGGGGCTGCGCCTTCGCGAATTCTTCGCGAATGGCCATCAGGCCGGGCATTTCGGTTTCGGCAATGCGAATTTCCTTGCGGCCCCAGTCAGCCAGCGAAATGTCCGCAATGGCGCGGTCTTGTGTCTTGGTGTCCATGGTTTGCTTTCTCCACTCGAGAATTTCAAAAACCACGTTCTGGGGGAGCAAAAGGGGGATTGCATCGCACCGCACAGAAAGCGTGGGCGAGCGTCGTTGCCAAAGTGTTGATCCGAGCCTCACGCCTGACTGGCGCTGCAACGCTCCTCGGAAAACGCGAATTATACGGGAAGGCAGTGCATCAGTGGCTCAACCCCACGAGCCGGTAACCCACCTGAAGCTCGGTGATCAGATGCCGGGGCTGGGCCGGATCGTGCTCGATCTTCTGGCGCAGATTGGCCATGTGCACGCGCAGGTAATGCGCGCGGTCGAGGTACTCCGGTCCCCAGACCTGCAGCAGCAACTGGCGGTGCGTGAGCACCTTGCCCTGCCCGCCGATCAACGCAGTGAGCAGGCGGAACTCGATGGGCGTGAGATGCACCTCCTCGCCCCCGCTCATCACCTCATGCGTCGCGAGATCGACCTGCACATCGCCGAACTGCACGCGGCTCGTGGGCGCGCCGCCCTTGCCCGCCGCCACCTGTTGCGCACGGCGCAGCAGCACACGCAGCCGTGCCATCAGCTCGGGCACGCCGAAGGGCTTGGTCAGGTAGTCGTCCGCGCCCGCGTCGAGCGCGGCCACCTTGTCCTCTTCGCGCTCGCGTGCCGACAGCACCAGCACCGGCACGGCAGACCATGAGCGCAGCTCGGTGATCACGCTCTTGCCATCGGCATCGGGCAAACCCAGATCGAGCACCACCGCATCGGGCTGGCGACTGGCCGCCTCGATCAGTCCGCGCTTGGCGGTATCGGCCTCGAACACCTGCCAGCCCTCGTCTTCGAGCGCCAGCCGCACAAAGCGGCGAATGCCCGAGTCGTCTTCGACGAGCAGGATGCGGGGCGTGGCTTGGTTCATGGCGGGCAATGCGGAACTGAAAAATGAAAACGGAAAGGCGTTGACAGAATTATGGTGCCAGCGAAGGTGCGAGCGGCACATCGTCCATCGCGGGCGGCACCTCCAGCGGAATGCGGATGGTGAACACCGTTCCCGGCCCGGGCACAGCGGGCTCCACATCGATGTCGCCGCCATGCGCCTGTACGATGCGCTGCGCGAGCGTGAGTCCAAGGCCGATGCCCGAGACCGTCGACTCCGCCGCGCCGCGCGTGAACGGCTCGAACACCTCCTGCGGATTCATGTGCGCAGGCAGCCCCGGCCCGCCGTCCTCAACGCTGAGCAGCAGTTGCGACGCACCGGTACGTGCCCACACGCGGATCGGTGTTCCGGCAGGTGTGTACTTGATCGCGTTATCGACCAGATTTACCAGCACGCGCTCCATCAGCACCGCATCAAGCCGCACCATCGGCATGCCGGGCTCGAGCTCTGTCTTGACCGGATGCTCCACCAGACGATCACGCAACTGGTGCAGCGCGCTGCCAATCACATCCTCCACCGGCCACCATTCGCGCCTGAGATGCACGCCGCCCTGCTGCAGCCGCGCCATTGCGAGCAGGTTGTCAACGAGCTGCTGCATCGACACCGCCTGCCGCTGGATCTGCCGCACCATGTCGAACGTGACGCCGGAACTCGCATGGCGCTGCGCCACCTCCGCCGCGCCAAGGATTGAGGTGAGCGGCGTGCGCAGATCGTGCGACACGGCGGACAGCAGCGTATTGCGCATGCGCTCGCCCTCCATCGCAATCTGCGTCTGTTGCGCGATCTCGACGAAATGCACCCGCTCCAGCGCCAGCGCGATCTGGCTCGCGCAGGCCTGCAACAGGCGCTGCTCTTCGGGCACCTCGAGCCGCTCGGGTGAACGCAGCTCAAGCACCAGCACGCCGCGCCCGCGCACCGGCGCAAGCAACGGCACATAGAGCGCGTTAGCCGCCGCGAGCGTGTCCGTGCCGCGCCCGGCCATCTGCCCATGCTCCATCGCCCAGCGCGCAAGGCTTGCGTCCATGCTGCTCGCG includes:
- the metF gene encoding methylenetetrahydrofolate reductase [NAD(P)H], whose protein sequence is MTKSQNQNKLPVSFEFFPPKTPEGAQKLRTVRAQLYERKPEFCSVTYGAGGSTQEGTFNAVKEILAEGVDAASHFSCIGATRDSVREQLALLKVMGVRRLVALRGDLPSGYGMGGEFHYASDLVSFIREETGDYFHIEVAAYPEVHPQARSADADLQAYVTKVKAGANSAITQYFFNADAYFRFVDDTRKLGVDVPVVPGIMPILGASQLMRFSDACGAEIPRWIRLRLQGYGDDIDSIRAFGLDVIANLCEQLIQGGAPSIHFYTMNQSAATLELCKRIGV
- a CDS encoding TlyA family RNA methyltransferase, with the protein product MRADVYLVEKAHATTRSQAQRLIAAGVEWRLAPGLPWNKVAKNGDDIPEMAEVQLLDAAEAKYISRGGLKLEGALTATGLKVAGLRCLDVGQSTGGFTDCLLQQNAAQVIGIDVGHAQLHERLRNDPRVVCVEGLNARSVTPESLRDACDEALSEVVEEVEDNDTQPTAPYAWMRNGGMVDDEYDDSDDAKEQDIEEFKSERAAKAKAKVDGSMPVERKRRKGTEKVDITPVFDIITGDVSFISLTLILPALVSLMTADARLLMLVKPQFELQPGQVGKGGIVRDPALYVEVEKRIRECCASIGLTIDQWLDSTIEGGDGNREFFVFARRGK
- the ahcY gene encoding adenosylhomocysteinase, whose amino-acid sequence is MDTKTQDRAIADISLADWGRKEIRIAETEMPGLMAIREEFAKAQPLKGARITGSLHMTIQTAVLIETLKALGADVRWASCNIFSTQDHAAAAIAATGTPVYAIKGESLEDYWDYTHSIFEFGAKGTEGEGPNMILDDGGDATMLMHLGKKAEKDLSVLANPTSEEERIVFAAIKAKLAIDGTWYSRKGAQIMGVTEETTTGVHRLNEMSAKGTLLFRAINVNDSVTKSKFDNLYGCRESLVDGIKRATDVMIAGKVACVAGYGDVGKGSAQALRALSAQVWVTEIDPINALQAAMEGYKVVTMEYAADKADIFVTTTGNKDIIRHEHMAAMKDQAIVCNIGHFDNEIDVASIEKYEWEEVKPQVDQITFPDGKKITLLAKGRLVNLGCATGHPSFVMSSSFANQTIAQIELFTKPDAYEVGKVYVLPKILDEKVARLHLKKVGAMLTELTDDQAAYIGVAKTGPYKPDTYRY
- the kdpE gene encoding two-component system response regulator KdpE, with the protein product MNQATPRILLVEDDSGIRRFVRLALEDEGWQVFEADTAKRGLIEAASRQPDAVVLDLGLPDADGKSVITELRSWSAVPVLVLSAREREEDKVAALDAGADDYLTKPFGVPELMARLRVLLRRAQQVAAGKGGAPTSRVQFGDVQVDLATHEVMSGGEEVHLTPIEFRLLTALIGGQGKVLTHRQLLLQVWGPEYLDRAHYLRVHMANLRQKIEHDPAQPRHLITELQVGYRLVGLSH